CATTATTATCCCGGCGGTCAGTCCGGAATCAGTTTATAATATCCGCTATCCCGAAGGTGAGGTTTTGATAGGATGAAAAAACAATTAGCGATTATTGGACTCAGTACTTTTACAAGCCGGATTCTGGAACAGCTTCAATCATTTGACTGTGAAATCCTTCTTATTGATAAAGATCCTGTCATCATTGAGGCCTACAAGGACCGGGTTCATCGTGCCTTCATCGCAGATGTTCTGAATGAAGCGACCATCGGCAAACTTATTCCACCGGATATTGATGCTGTCATTGTTGATCCCGGAGACAGGATTGAGGTTTCCATTCTGGTGACCAACTATCTTAAGAAGCTGGGGATCAAGAAAATATTTGTTCGGGCTGAAACAGATGAACATGGTGAAATCCTCAATCTGATCGGTGCTAATCATGTGGTGTATCCAAACAGGGAAGCTGCCATGAGACTCGCTCCTATACTGCTCTCCTCTCATCTACTGAGTTATATGCCCCTCAGCTCCGATATGGTCCTGGCTGAGGTGAAGGCTCCCCCTGTTATTCTTGGCCAAAAACTCATCGAATCGGGTATCCGTGACAGAA
This window of the Oceanispirochaeta sp. genome carries:
- a CDS encoding TrkA family potassium uptake protein, whose product is MKKQLAIIGLSTFTSRILEQLQSFDCEILLIDKDPVIIEAYKDRVHRAFIADVLNEATIGKLIPPDIDAVIVDPGDRIEVSILVTNYLKKLGIKKIFVRAETDEHGEILNLIGANHVVYPNREAAMRLAPILLSSHLLSYMPLSSDMVLAEVKAPPVILGQKLIESGIRDRMNLNVVGLRSEKTENEYTFVAPGYIFQEGDVLLIAGAEKDVRKFSDSILIKENAGLTSMFSRLFNR